The genomic window TGGGCTCTACCACCGGCCCATCTGATCcatacaaaaacagagagcAAAATCGGAAATGTCACTTCTACCCTAACTCGCTCGACGATAAATTAgtgacaaaacacaaaagaaacacGTATCTGAGCCTATTTTCGTAGTTTTACAATaactgaaaaaagaagaaggaaaaacataAAGTACACGCGCGTCAACATGTTAactaatttacatttttgtccacggatctttttttctttttaagcaACCTTCAGATTTCATTCCATCATCTTCACCAAACCATTTATtcagacaacaaaaatatcttgCATTCATTTTTGTTACTCTCTTAAAATCTCATTCTTTGATTATCTTCTCTTCCCCTGTAAGTACTCCGATCTAATTATTTGTTCCTATCAGACATCCCCCAATTTCTACGATCGGATTTATTCGTCGATCAAGAAGCTGGCTAAGTTGTATTGTTGGTGATTgtatagtttttattattattcgaGAGAATGAACAGTAGAAGCTGTATCTGTGTCTCTGCGATGAAACCCTGTTGTAGATTTCTTATTAGTTTTAGAAGTTCCTCgcttttcggtttttctccCCCGAACTCTGGCAAATTCATCAATTCGTCGAAGTTACACTGTACAAAGATTGATTCCAGGAGTATTAGATCTGGTATTCATTGCCGTCGGATTGTTCTGGATCGGAATGCTTTTTGTGATTCCGATTCCATTAGCTGGGGAGGAGGAGGATCTAGAGTTTTAAGAGCTAGAGGTAGTagtagaggaagaggaagggGTGTTTTAGTAATTCCCCATGTAGCTTCAGATTTTAGGAACTATTCGACCTCTTCGTTGGATTCTCATGTAAATGATAAGAGCTTTGAGAGTATGTTTGTGAAGCCACTTGTTTTTAAGGAAGTGGAAAAAACTGAAGGGATACCGAAAAGGGAAAGGGGTAATGTAGGAGGAGGAAAAGATGCTAATTTTGGAAATGTGGGTGTAAGAAAGGAAACAGAACGGTGTTTGAGTCAGACTGAGGTTGAGAAGGAGGCGTGGAAGCTGCTTCGTGGTGCCGTGGTGAACTACTGTGGGTTCCCTGTGGGGACTGTAGCGGCTAATGATCCAGGGGATACGCAGACTTTGAACTATGATCAAGTGTTTATTCGTGATTTTGTTCCTTCGGCGTATGCGTTTATGCTTGATGGAGAAGGGGAGATTGTTAGAAACTTTCTCCTTCATACATTGCAGTTGCAGGTAACATTTTCTTGAACCTTTTTGTTCGAAATGATGCTCTTGAGTGTTATTTGATTGCTTTTGCCTTCTGTCCAATACCATCGGTTTTAGACTGTCTATATTAACAATTTAGAGCTTTGGGAACTGCTCAgttaattatgtaaattttcGTTTTAAGAGGAATGATCttgattctttgattttcaACATGGTCTTGCTTTTCTTGGTTGCATGCACGCTCATTATCTGCAATTGGAATTTGATTTCTCATTCTAGGGAAGTTATATTGGATTTTGTGTAAACGGGCAATTTATCAAGTTTGTTTACTGAGTTTTATTGCCTAAAGGAGAAAGGCAAGAGTTAGAGATATATCTCCCCTGTTCCAGTTCCAGGTATGTCTTCTTGTGTTTAGACCTGAAATGTTTTATTGCTTGTCATAATTTAGTTGTTGAATACTGTGCTCTTGAAGAGGCCACCAAGTTTCATTTATAAGAGGATGCCTCTCCTTGCCAGTTCCGTTAGTTTCTAACTCTTAGAAAAGTGTTATAGTTTGTTCTGAGATCTCATAAATTTGATGcttatttgataaaattagttttaatctgtgatttttgtttaactaATATAGCTTTAATGAAGCTCGAAGTTATATATGGTTCTTAGAAAAGTGTTTTCCCTTTGCTTCCGTTGACTTCAATTCTTGTGTATGCAATTGTAAGGCATTTGATATACTGATCTAGGCCGGAGTTTATTAATCGAGCTTTTTGTTGCTTGGTTGTTAGAGCTGGGAGAAAACAGTGGACTGTCACAGCCCTGGCCCGGGGCTAATGCCAGCGAGTTTTAAAGTGAAATCTGCGCCACTTGAGGGAAATGATGGTTCATTTGAGGAGTTTTTAGATCCAGACTTTGGTGGATCAGCCATTGGACGTGTTAGCCCTGTTGACTCTGGTAACTCTTTGTGCTCtaacattttctatttatcATAGATAAACATACACCCTTGACATTCCAGCTACTAAATCACATTCTACTTTCAAAGTTGTGAAACTATAAACAttagtttaataataatatgattgGAATCTTTCTTAATTTGGCTAGGTTTGTGGTGGATCATATTGCTGAGAGCTTATGGAAAGCTCACGGGTGACTACACGTTGCAAGAGAGAATTGATGTTCAAACAGGGATCAAGTTGATACTCAAGCTTTGTCTAGCCGACGGTTTTGACATGTTCCCGACTCTACTTGTCACTGACGGATCATGTATGGTTGATCGAAGAATGGGGATTCATGGGCATCCACTTGAAATCCAAGTAAAGTGACTGATCATCCATGATTGATCAAAGAATGGACTTTTCATAACTGATAATTAACGGTCGTGATTTTTTCATTCTCAGGCATTATTCTACTCCGCTCTCCGTTGTGCTCGAGAGATGCTTATTGTGAATGATGGAACCAAGAGCTTAGTTACTGCAGTCAACAATCGCCTAAGTGCTTTATCATTCCATATCAGAGAGTACTATTGGGTGgatattaagaaaatcaaCGAGATATACCGTTACAACACAGAGGAGTATTCAGCAGATGCAACAAACAAGTTTAACATATATCCAGAACAGATCCCTACTTGGCTTGTCGACTGGATTCCTGATAAAGGCGGTTACTTCATAGGAAATCTCCAGCCTGCTCACATGgatttcagattcttcacACTTGGAAACCTCTGGGCCGTTATTTCGTCTTTGGGAAACCAAGAACAGAATGAAGGAGTCATGACATTGATTGAAGAGAAATGGGATGATCTTGTTGCAAACATGCCTCTCAAGATCTGTTTTCCGGCTCTGGAGAAAGATGAATGGCGAATAATCACCGGATCTGATCCAAAGAATACGTGAGTCCATTCAAAATAACATTCTCTTTTTCGTTCTTTAGGAATTCTGTAGATCTTTGGCTTCATACTTTGTCATTGCAGGCCTTGGTCATATCACAATGGCGGATCCTGGCCAACTCTCCTCTGGCAGGtacaaaacaaacatgtaTTAGTTCTAAAGTAGCTGTGTTTTCAGATTATAGAAACTCTAAAACCCTTTTACTGCATGGTTTTTTGTAGTTCACATTGGCTTGTATTAAGATGGGAAAGCTAGAACTGGCGAAGAAAGCAGTTGCTGTAGCAGAAAAAAGGCTAAAGGAAGATGAGTGGCCTGAGTATTATGACACGAAAAGCGGAAGGTTTGTGGGGAAACAATCAAGGCTTTACCAGACTTGGACCATAGCGGGTTTCTTGGCAGCTAAGAAACTAATAGAGCAACCTGAGAAAGCATCACTCTTGTTCTGGGAAGAGGACTATCAGCTGCTCGAGACTTGTGTCTGTGGCCTCAGTAAAAGCAGCGGAAGGAAGAACAAGTGTTCGCGTTTCACACCTCCAAGATCTTAGTTTCCTGAAACTTAATAAACTCACGAACCAAAGTCcatatttaatcatattttgcTTCTGACGTTTAGCAAAACATCCTTGCTAATTAGGACGATGAATCAGTTTCAAACTTAAcgtatttttaatttgaaaaaaggaatatatatgtttatgtttgcCTTTTCCTTCTTGTCGGATTACTTTTAAATCTCAATGATGTggatataaataaaaccagATTCAGTAATCTGAAGTAAATAGGATTTGtttatagatttgtttttcagtttGACAATTGGATACGCTAGACATTATTGGTCAAATCAAAAATGGATATTTGaaggaaaaggaaattaatGTAGATGTCGTACTACCTTTTTCTTAGTATAAAGGCAATTATTAATGTGTGATACTGCCAAAAGAGTGAGACGAGAGAAAAAGACATGAGATTTGAAGtggctgaggaagaagataagaaaatctAAGTGGACCACTCACCAGAATACACACATACTATACTAGTATATTAATAAGACAAAATCTTTGGACAacaatcataaatatattacaaccacaaattcaaaataatctacagtaaatgtaaaaataaaaatctcgaAAGAAACAATCAACCACAAATTACATATCACATGTCAAGTTACTTGAAATCAAACATTAATCAAATTGGATATTAACTTTCAATAAATTACTATTAGTGTACTTGCTAAATAGAGAAGCTCCTATAATGTCAAAAGACCGACAACATACGATGTCGTATTAGGGACACATAGAGAGACGTACACGGACTTTGGAGCTGAGCCATCCACACACGGGACACGATAAGGTTGCGAGCAAAGTGATCACCACCAACCACTTCTTATCACGCCGTTTCAATGGGCCTTTAATGGGCTCTTTTTTTCATAAACccgttttgttttatcttttctcaGTGTCGGTAAAAACTAGAAAGATCCGGTGATTATTTCATCATCGGCGATTATGGAATTATTCGCATTGTTAATTAAGGTCGCCGGACTTTTGGCCACTGTCACCGTTGGAGCCAACGTAGTTTCCTACTCTCGTTTCCGTCGCCAGAATCTCGCGAAGTTTCGCTCTCCAATCGACGAATCTAAAGAAGTTCTCGCTGATTTCAATTCCATTGGTAAGAAGCTCTCTCATCTTCTCCGACTCCGATTAGTATTACTGTGAAATGTGTTCTTCCTTCTGGTTTAAGTTGTTGAGCTTGATGTTCTGGAACTCTTTTAGTTAAACGATTTCTCCCTTTTCTGCATTATTTTGGACTCAGACCAATCTAAAACAATATCCTCTGCGTTTGATTCAGTTAATGtagaatttaaattatttgtgaAGGAATTGATTTTAACATGTTTGTTTCAGAACACGAGGAAGGAAAATTCTTCTTTGGGTTAGCTACTGCACCTGCTCATGCGGAGGATGATTTAGATGATGCTTGGCTCCAGTTTGCTAAAGAAACACCATGTTCagcagaagaagcagaggcTGCTGATAAGAAAGCTAGGAGGAAGAAGGTTAAGCTTGCTGTGGGAGCTATAACCAAAGGCTTGGCCAAGAACACTCATGGCAAAGAAGATAAGAATGCAGCTGATAAGCCACCCTCTAAAAATGTTGCCGCGTGGCATAACGCTCCTCACGCGTGAGATTTCTAACATCAGTTTCACCAAGATTGTTGATGCATGTATAGTAAACATTAGTGTCGACAGCTCAAAGTTCAATTTGTTTCAGGGAGGACAGGCTTAAATTTTGGTCAGATCCTGACAAAGAAGTGAAGCTAGCCAAAGATACTGGCGTTACTGTCTTTAGGATGGGAGTCGATTGGTCTAGGATCATGCCAGTTGAGCCCACCAAAGGAATTAAGGAAGCAGTGAGTCAAGAAAATATTATGACACGTTATGTTTTACATATACTATATGTGTCAatgcattttcttttgttttgccattTTTTGCTAAAACTTTGTATTTCTATTGTTATGCTTTGTAGGTTAACTATGAGGCTGTCGAACACTATAAATGGATACTTAAAAAAGTTCGTTCAAATGGAATGAAGGTGATGCTAACGCTGTTTCATCATTCATTGCCACCATGGGCAGCTGACTATGGTGGCTGGAAAATGGAGAAGACAGTCGACTACTTTATGGACTTTACCAGGTGACTGTCTCATCAAATGAGCTATTTATGGACATTCTGTAGGTCTTAATCATCTTTCTATAACATGCCAGGATTGTTGTGGATTCCATGTATGATTTGGTAGACTCTTGGGTAACATTTAATGAACCCCATATCTTCACCATGCTTACCTACATGTGTGGATCTTGGCCCGGTAACAACCCTGATTTTCTGGAGATAGCTACATCTACTCTACCAATGGGTGTATTCCATCGAGCCTTACACTGGATGGCTGTTGCTCACTCAAAGGCCTATGACTACATCCATGGGAAAATGTtagtttttctcctttttcttaaaaaaaaatcctatgAATTTCTCTCACTAGCACATCTTAATAGTTTCCAACTCTTATTTTGCAGTTCTTTGAAAAAACCTTTGGTAGGGGTTGCGCACCACGTCTCCTTTATGCGACCATATGGGCTCTTTGATATCGGGGCTGTTACCATTAGTAATTCCCTCACTATATTTCCATATATCGATAGCATTTGTGAGAAGTTGGATTTCATAGGCATCAACTACTACGGACAGGTAAGAGAGCTACAAGTAAAAATTGCTATTAGGtctcaaattttgattaataatattgCTTTCTCTCGAATAAGTATGTTGGAATCTGACTCGAGAAATCAGGAAGCAGTGTGTGGTGCTGGACTAAAGCTTGTAGAGACTGATGAATACAGTGAATCGGGAAGAGGGGTATATCCTGATGGTCTCTACCGCGTGTTGTTGATGTTCCACGAGAGATACAAACACCTGAAAGTTCCTTTTATCGTCACAGAAAATGGCGTGTCTGATGAAACAGATGTGATTCGACGACCTTACCTGATCGAGCATCTCCTTGCCTTATATGCTGCAATGCTAAAGGTCTTTGTCCCTGAAACTCTCTGAATCATGCAAAACGTTATTTCCAGCTTAACTATTGAAATTTGGTAGCATTGTTGTGATGAGCCTGGTCTGTTAAAACCTCATCTAGACCTCAAAATCCAGCCATGATTTTAGTCCACGGGCCATCCTGGACCCATTAAGGCAAAATGGCGGGTACCTGGCTCATCCAGCATGTGACGGGCTTAGACTCAAAAAGGTCATCCGTTGCAGGGCTGGGCTGGCTTTGGGTCGCCATAACAACCCTACGTATTGGCATATCTCTCACTTGTGTTTGTGGCTTTCACAACAGGGTGTTCCTGTGCTCGGTTACATATTCTGGACTATTTCGGACAATTGGGAATGGGCTGATGGATATGGTCCAAAATTTGGACTTGTTGCGGTTGACCGATCCCATGATCTTGCCCGAACTCTTCGGCAATCATACCATCTCTTTTCCAAGGTTTATTATAACCCCTTGTGGTTTTTACTACGCTTGAGAGTTGAGATCACCAGATCGCTGTTCGTCTCATatggcttttgtgttttcctTGCTCTTTCCAGATAGTTAAAAGTGGAAAAGTCACTCGGAAAGATCGGTCTCTTGCATGGAACGAACTCCAAAAAGCTGCCAAAGCAGGAAAACTACGGCCATTCTACCGAGGCGTTGATAATCATAATCTTATGTACGCAGGTTGGTTTACAACTTCCAACCTTgcgtattttttttttgtttttccaacttttactttatataatcttaCTTCCAaggctttgttttgtttgtttaaaagaTGGTCTCGACAAGCCTCAATGGAGACCGTTTGTTGACCGCGACTGGCGGTTTGGTCACTACCAAATGGATGGTCTTCAAGACCCGTTGAGTCGCGTGGCTCGAACCCTTCTCATATGGCCGCTTATCATGAAAAAGAGGATAAGAAAAGTTAAGATCAAGCACACCGATGATGCTGGGCTTGTTCTACATCCTGCTTTAGCCTCACCCTTTGACTAGAGAAAGAGGTAGAAGAAATCCGAGTGTACAAACTCATTTCCCTGTATGATTTGCCAAACCTTTGGGCCTTTGGCGCCATTAGAGACGATTCACCGTTTTGTTGTTAATGTTTAAATAAAGGCAAAACGGCATGATGTTCGGATGAGGTGCTTTGTTTTTTACATACGCCTCGGGACTTTAACCAACGACATTTGGTTGGACCAATTAATAGTAAGTTTAACCGACCCAATGTCCGGTTTTTGTTCAGCTTGATACCTTACCCtggttggaacttggaaacGGCAAGCATTCAGCTATTTGTATAAAAAGGAAAGGTGGAAAAACTACACGACTTCTCTGGAGCAAAATTTTAGGATGAGGTAGGCTAGGCCCATTTTAATGTCCATGAGTGATTTACTAGACTTGAGATCCACGGTAGTCCCAGATCAACGGCTCTTATTTTGACACGtgaacaaaacacaaaaaacacCTCGCGTTGTGATCTGaaggataaagaaaaacaacaggACGTTGTATTACATAAATTAGAAACGAGGTGctgttttggtgttttccttttttcggCATTGACCTATCTTGACCGACTCATAATATAAGCATGCTTGTGTCGCCActgtctctttctctatatataatagCTCTCACTCTTCTCTGATTTTCTTCTGTTGAATCAAGGTCTCTGGaaatttcatcatcttcagtCTTACTCCTATCCCTATTTTCTCGTTGGGTTGCACAAATTGTTTACTGATGACGAGCGATCGATTTTGGCGCGGCGGTGACCGCGTTGAGGTGGAACGACTAGTTTCTGGCGCGACGGCATATTTTCCGGCGAGTGTTGTTAGCGCGCCTTCGGTGAGAAAGAAACTCGTTTGGGTGGAGCATGAATCCCTAACTGTTGGAGGTTCCGTTTCCGTACGTATGAAGGAGTACGTCACTCCCACGCGCCTCCGTCCATCTCCACCGCGTGAACTCAACAGACGGTTCAAAGCTGACGATGAGGTCGATGTCTTCAGAGATAGCGAAGGTTGCTGGGTTAGAGGCAATGTTACGACCGTACTTGAAGATTCAAGGTACATTGTGGAGTTTAAAGGGGAAAATCGTCCAGAAATAGAGGTTGATCAGTTCAATTTGAGGCTTCATCGTGAATGGCTAGATGGTGGGTGGgttccttctcttctccaacAGGTAAAACATTTCTCTGCGTTTGAATtgaatctagggtttgtaGAAAAATAGtgaatttaatgttttaggGATTAAGATACATTGAAAGATTTGACGAATTAATTGTAAATttagtaaaaccaaaaaaaaaaaaaaaaaaaaaaaaaaaaaaaaattgtaaatttagaaaaaagacttaattatactatatatactGTATGTCAAgcaatttgaatttgaagatttGTTGGAATTTGGCATAATAAACTCACACTGCTTTTTTGATTTACAGAGCAATTTCTCGGAATCGACAGCCCAAAGAATTAAACTGAAGATAAAAATCAAGAGAAGAGATCAATATGAGAAGGGAGCTCTTGTCGAAGTCAGAAGTGAAGAAAAAGCTTACAAGGGTTCTTGGTATTGTGCTCGTATACTTTGTTTATTAGGTGATGATAAGTACATTGTTGAACACTTGAAATTTAGTAGAGATGATGGTGAGTCGATCCCTCTGAGAGATGTGGTAGAAGCCAAGGACATAAGACCAGTTCCTCCTTCAGAACTCTCGCCTGTTGTGTGCTATGAACCAGGGGTTATAGTTGATGCTTGGTTCAACAAACGGTGGTGGACCAGTAGGGTTTCCAAAGTCCTAGGAGGAGGTTCTAATAAGTATTCAGTTTTTATCATCTCAACTGGTGAAGAAACGACAATCTTAAATTTCAACTTAAGGCCCCACAAAGATTGGATCAATGGACAATGGGTCATTCCTTCCAAGGTATTGACTGATGTGCCGGAAGAATGTTACAAACCTCCATTGAAGAAGCTGAAATCTTGTGAGAGAGCAGAGAAGGTGTTTAACAATGGAATGGAGGTGGAAGTTAGAAGCGACGAACCAGGTTACGAAGCCTCATGGTTCTCTGCAAAGATCGTAAGTTACTTGGGCGAAAACAGATACACAGTGGAGTATCAAACACTAAAAACAGACGATGAAAGAGAGTTGTTGAAGGAAGAAGCAAGAGGTTCAGATATAagacctcctcctcctccactgATTCCAAAGGGGTATCGATATGAATTGTATGAACTTGTGGATGCTTGGTACAATGAAGGATGGTGGTCTGGTCGAGTATATAagataaacaacaacaaaacgaGATATGGTGTCTACTTCCAAACGACTGATGAGAGTTTGGAGTTTGCTTACAATGACCTTAGGCCTTGCCAAGTGTGGAGAAACGGAAAATGGAGTCGTGTATAAGGATGAGAAGAAGTTGGCTAACGGTTACAACTATTAATGAAGAGGATAAGGAAAATGACTTGTTTATagtacattttttgtttatgaacaTATGTTTGAAGTTGATGATGTCGTTAATTGTCTGcgtataatataatatttaacttcTAATGAAAGAGGTCAGGtgttaagtttcttttttgttctctgttcTCACTTCCATTTTACTGAAATTCTTGGATAGATGGGTTTGTTAATCTTGGCAAATGTGATGTGAACAGTGATTGTATCTTGACTTTCTTACACTTGTTTCAAGACTTTCTCGATTGAGGAATTAAAACGCACAGTTTTGTAATAGTAGCGGCAGATTAGAGATGGGCTTTATTATCAAGTTGTAAAACTATTGGGGTTTAAattcgaaaaacaaaaaaataggtCATGGTTTAAAACGCAATTCCATTATAACTCAGGGGTTTCCTTGTTTCTTTATATTACTATATCTTCcagattaaaaataaaaggatcgttaaaccctaaacccgcttcttcttcttctttctcttcttctccctcaACGCcgctctctatctctctatctctctctaccTCAAACTTATTCTTCGAATTTCCTCTGAAGAATAATCTTATCCCAATAGCGAGTATGAGTTCTTCAATAGTGTCACAGTTACAGGCTCTCAAGTCAGTGTTACAAGCCGATACAGAGCCTTCCAAGAGACCTTTCACACGCCCTTCGATTCTCTTCAGTCCTAAAGAAGCAGCTGATTTCGATATCGAATCAATTTACGAGCTCGGGCTCAAAGGTATGTTCTCTTCTCCTATTATGCAATTCTAATGAACAAGCTCAATGATAAATTAAATTCTCAtcgttaattatttttgttaattcagGTCTAGAAGTACTTGGAAACAAAGATGAGAGGTTTAAAAATTACATGAACGACTTGTTTAGTCataaaagtaaagaaattGATAGGGAATTGCTgggtaaagaagaaaatgctCGGATTGATTCATCAATCAGTTCGTATCTACGTTTACTCTCTGGTTATCTTCAATTTCGTGCTTCCTTGGAGACCCTTGAGTATCTCATACGACGATACAAGTATGTGTTTCCTTATCACTATTGGTTATGTATATTTGCCTTTG from Arabidopsis thaliana chromosome 3, partial sequence includes these protein-coding regions:
- the SFR2 gene encoding Glycosyl hydrolase superfamily protein (SENSITIVE TO FREEZING 2 (SFR2); FUNCTIONS IN: beta-glucosidase activity, hydrolase activity, hydrolyzing O-glycosyl compounds; INVOLVED IN: response to freezing; LOCATED IN: chloroplast outer membrane, chloroplast, chloroplast envelope; EXPRESSED IN: 25 plant structures; EXPRESSED DURING: 15 growth stages; CONTAINS InterPro DOMAIN/s: Glycoside hydrolase, family 1 (InterPro:IPR001360), Glycoside hydrolase, family 1, active site (InterPro:IPR018120), Glycoside hydrolase, catalytic core (InterPro:IPR017853), Glycoside hydrolase, subgroup, catalytic core (InterPro:IPR013781); BEST Arabidopsis thaliana protein match is: beta glucosidase 27 (TAIR:AT3G60120.1); Has 11582 Blast hits to 10595 proteins in 1458 species: Archae - 144; Bacteria - 8179; Metazoa - 842; Fungi - 193; Plants - 1310; Viruses - 0; Other Eukaryotes - 914 (source: NCBI BLink).) encodes the protein MELFALLIKVAGLLATVTVGANVVSYSRFRRQNLAKFRSPIDESKEVLADFNSIEHEEGKFFFGLATAPAHAEDDLDDAWLQFAKETPCSAEEAEAADKKARRKKVKLAVGAITKGLAKNTHGKEDKNAADKPPSKNVAAWHNAPHAEDRLKFWSDPDKEVKLAKDTGVTVFRMGVDWSRIMPVEPTKGIKEAVNYEAVEHYKWILKKVRSNGMKVMLTLFHHSLPPWAADYGGWKMEKTVDYFMDFTRIVVDSMYDLVDSWVTFNEPHIFTMLTYMCGSWPGNNPDFLEIATSTLPMGVFHRALHWMAVAHSKAYDYIHGKISLKKPLVGVAHHVSFMRPYGLFDIGAVTISNSLTIFPYIDSICEKLDFIGINYYGQEAVCGAGLKLVETDEYSESGRGVYPDGLYRVLLMFHERYKHLKVPFIVTENGVSDETDVIRRPYLIEHLLALYAAMLKGVPVLGYIFWTISDNWEWADGYGPKFGLVAVDRSHDLARTLRQSYHLFSKIVKSGKVTRKDRSLAWNELQKAAKAGKLRPFYRGVDNHNLMYADGLDKPQWRPFVDRDWRFGHYQMDGLQDPLSRVARTLLIWPLIMKKRIRKVKIKHTDDAGLVLHPALASPFD
- the SFR2 gene encoding Glycosyl hydrolase superfamily protein (SENSITIVE TO FREEZING 2 (SFR2); FUNCTIONS IN: beta-glucosidase activity, hydrolase activity, hydrolyzing O-glycosyl compounds; INVOLVED IN: response to freezing; LOCATED IN: chloroplast outer membrane, chloroplast, chloroplast envelope; EXPRESSED IN: 24 plant structures; EXPRESSED DURING: 15 growth stages; CONTAINS InterPro DOMAIN/s: Glycoside hydrolase, family 1 (InterPro:IPR001360), Glycoside hydrolase, family 1, active site (InterPro:IPR018120), Glycoside hydrolase, catalytic core (InterPro:IPR017853), Glycoside hydrolase, subgroup, catalytic core (InterPro:IPR013781); BEST Arabidopsis thaliana protein match is: beta glucosidase 27 (TAIR:AT3G60120.1); Has 30201 Blast hits to 17322 proteins in 780 species: Archae - 12; Bacteria - 1396; Metazoa - 17338; Fungi - 3422; Plants - 5037; Viruses - 0; Other Eukaryotes - 2996 (source: NCBI BLink).): MELFALLIKVAGLLATVTVGANVVSYSRFRRQNLAKFRSPIDESKEVLADFNSIEHEEGKFFFGLATAPAHAEDDLDDAWLQFAKETPCSAEEAEAADKKARRKKVKLAVGAITKGLAKNTHGKEDKNAADKPPSKNVAAWHNAPHAEDRLKFWSDPDKEVKLAKDTGVTVFRMGVDWSRIMPVEPTKGIKEAVNYEAVEHYKWILKKVRSNGMKVMLTLFHHSLPPWAADYGGWKMEKTVDYFMDFTRIVVDSMYDLVDSWVTFNEPHIFTMLTYMCGSWPGNNPDFLEIATSTLPMGVFHRALHWMAVAHSKAYDYIHGKISLKKPLVGVAHHVSFMRPYGLFDIGAVTISNSLTIFPYIDSICEKLDFIGINYYGQVRELQVKIAIRSQILINNIAFSRISMLESDSRNQEAVCGAGLKLVETDEYSESGRGVYPDGLYRVLLMFHERYKHLKVPFIVTENGVSDETDVIRRPYLIEHLLALYAAMLKGVPVLGYIFWTISDNWEWADGYGPKFGLVAVDRSHDLARTLRQSYHLFSKIVKSGKVTRKDRSLAWNELQKAAKAGKLRPFYRGVDNHNLMYADGLDKPQWRPFVDRDWRFGHYQMDGLQDPLSRVARTLLIWPLIMKKRIRKVKIKHTDDAGLVLHPALASPFD
- a CDS encoding agenet domain-containing protein yields the protein MTSDRFWRGGDRVEVERLVSGATAYFPASVVSAPSVRKKLVWVEHESLTVGGSVSVRMKEYVTPTRLRPSPPRELNRRFKADDEVDVFRDSEGCWVRGNVTTVLEDSRYIVEFKGENRPEIEVDQFNLRLHREWLDGGWVPSLLQQSNFSESTAQRIKLKIKIKRRDQYEKGALVEVRSEEKAYKGSWYCARILCLLGDDKYIVEHLKFSRDDGESIPLRDVVEAKDIRPVPPSELSPVVCYEPGVIVDAWFNKRWWTSRVSKVLGGGSNKYSVFIISTGEETTILNFNLRPHKDWINGQWVIPSKVLTDVPEECYKPPLKKLKSCERAEKVFNNGMEVEVRSDEPGYEASWFSAKIVSYLGENRYTVEYQTLKTDDERELLKEEARGSDIRPPPPPLIPKGYRYELYELVDAWYNEGWWSGRVYKINNNKTRYGVYFQTTDESLEFAYNDLRPCQVWRNGKWSRV